From the genome of Nicotiana sylvestris chromosome 1, ASM39365v2, whole genome shotgun sequence:
ctcATTTTAATCCTAACATAAATAGATTTCGGAAGATAAGCCAAACAGAAAATCTAGTTGGCCAAAGGGGGATTCCCGAATATGTGGGTAAATTGGCATTAAAACTACGGGTTTTCCTCGTTTATCACAAATTTTTAAGACCCTTATATCGCACAAGTTATATAAGCGTCCTTAAATATCTCTTCTACAACAAATTAAAGCATAAGAAAACATATACACTGCAAACGTCCTTTTACAATAAGGAAAATTGGAGAAAACCTCCTAGAGAAAGATTAAGAAGGTGATTAAATTAAAAACCTGCGATTAGCTTCTTCTTAATTTATTTGTTTCCTCATTGAAACGCTAATTAGAAGAATGGAATGGTCCCCAAAATATGCTGCAAATGCATATCTTGACACCCTCAAGTTGGTAAGtcttccttatatatatatagaggtcTCTTGCTGTTTTCCTCCTTCTATTTCCCTTTTTCCGTTTCCATATTTGAGCACCATGTTGCgcattataaataaataaattgcaTCATGATCACCTCCATTATAATTAATATCCCCTAGATGATCGATTTTTTGTTGTTCGCTTGTTATGCTGTTGTGGTATATAAATTCAGATAGTTTAGGTTCGAGCTTGACATATTACTCATGATATAAAGAGAGATTTTTATCTTTACTGTGTTCTTGATTATGATGCAAACAAATAGAAGCATATATCTATGTCTTAAGAGAGATAGATTTTCTCATAAGCAAAAGAACAGACCTTCGTCATAAAAAGAAAATTTGTTCTGAGTAAACacctatttctcttttttttttttttttttaaaataaattaccTTGAATAGGTGAGGGTTAGGTTAACCCTTCTCAGCTTGTTAAGTAACATAGAAGAGAAATGCACGCGATTAGCCTCAGAAAAAGGATAAACTGCATATATGATCTACTATAATAAAGACCTTAATCTAATGAGAAAGTTTTGTAATTTCTTAAAATATCCTTGGAGATTGTAGTTGTTGACCACCATGCAATTCTGCTACCATGTTCCCTATCTATAATGAAATAATATAAATGAGCTAAGGTGCTTTCTTTTATATGTGAATACCAAACAAAAGGTAAACATAGAGTGAGTTTTAAGgtgtaaaattttgaaaaatggatATTTTTAATTGTTCCTAAAAATAATACTATTCGATAACATATACCATATTTTTTATATATGtgtaatatacaaaaaatatatatattatatacatttTCGGCTAGCGAATGCAATTAATTTTGTGTCTTGACCTAAAATTTTACTAATCATAtcatttatttaaaatataactACACATTGAGAAACAAGACAGACAACCTGCGTTAAACAACATTGATAGCGATAAAAAGTATTCCTAATATGTTTTTATGTTGAATCCATATAGAGCTAATTCTGTCTATCCCTTTACCATATGCATTCTTCTGCAGTGTAGCAAACACAAGCAGATGTgcaattcatgtgaaacacaagaACCAGAGTGCAACGAATTCATATCAGCCTTAGCAGCTGGGATGAGCGCCAAATTAATAGTAGAAGTCACAACCGAAGGATCTCCATCAACTGTGGCCTTAGCAGCAGCAGCTCGACAAACAGGAGGCAAATTAGTATGCATTATTCCAGAGCCAAAACTCGACAAAACACAAAAAGTAATTCAAGAAACAGGGCTAAATGACATGGTAGAATTCAAAACAGGAGACCCTGTTGAGGTCTTGCATAATTACGAGAACATAGATTTCTCGTTAGTCGATCGAAAGACGAATGATTATGACATGTTAATGGAAAAACTTGACGTTAATCCTAATAGATCAGTGGTTGTTACAAATAATGTAGAAGGGAGAAAAGGGATGGTAGgaggaaaattgaagaaaatggagAATAAGGCTAAGGTAAGATCACTTCAGCATCCTATTGGTAAAGGATTAGAGGTTACTATGATTgggaaaagcacagagtttggtAAGAAAGAAAGAATTAGCAAATCAGGATGTTATGCTCATTTAATAAGAGGAGAGAAAAAAAATGGTCATCAAGTAGTGAATAAGAAGAGTAGTGATAAAAGTAAATGGCTATTTGTGGTTGATGAAAAAAGTGGGGAAGAACATATATATAGGATGCCAAAATCATCTGGACCTTGATTAATTGGAATAATTCTAATTACATGGTTCTTTTGAAGATTTTCTTGATTTCTATAAGTGAAATGAGAATATTTGTGGGTTTCTGGATTTCAAATGAATGTGGCATGTGATCCGTTGGGAGCATAAATTTCCAAATGAAGAGGAGAAATATGAATGTAGGTGAAGTTGCTCAATTGGGGTCAAGTGTTGTGGACACATTGAGagttctttttattttctttctatttccctgTTTCATTGCTGCATTTGGTGGGTGCAGAAGGAGCAGGGGGAGGTGCAGTGGAAATAATCGTTGCTTGCATTGATTGTACTAATTAGGAGGAGGAGATATGTAGTGATTGCATTGTAAATTGTTTCTTGTTGCTTTGTTATGTACTCCAAACACTAATTCAAGATTATAAGTTAGTGTGTATGAAATACCACTTCGCTGTGATATTAttttcaattttaactttttgtATTAACGGGTGTAGAATTAGTATAAATATActtttttgaagttcttaaaacAATAGACATATATAGTTCTCAGCCATACCCTATACTTACATCCTGCTTCCTTTAGTGAATTAGTGGTCGGAGGACTTCATTTTTCAATCCTCAACTAGTATTTTCACCAGATAATTTTTTTAACTCCTCTTATGGTAAAAGTAATGAACTAGTATTACTTGCTTTATTTACATGGTGGACTCTTAGCATTAATTACTTGAGAGAATGTTGTTTTAAAAAAGGCAATGAACAGCTCCCACATCGATGTAGAAGAATAATATTCATGGGTTTATAAGAAGTTAGGAGAAAACAATGCACGCCGAGCTCAGTGACGTGGGCTTGTATCTCAAGTGGGGGCATTAATGTGGTGGAATGCTGGGCTGTCCCAAAAGGTTGGATTTGGTGGGCTCAAATCTGGCCTGCCCTGACCAAGCATAGAGTTGGGTCACGTGGCCCAAGCCAAGGCATGGGCTGCTTGACTCCTAAAGTGGGGTGGACCGCGTGAGGCTGGTTTCACAGAGCAACGAACAGCTCCCGTTCTGTGCAGTGGAAGGATAATGGGCCGGTGCTTTCCAAGTCCAGCAACGCCTAATGGGCTGCTCCAATTAAACCACCATTTTTTGTTCCATTCGGCGTAAATGAGCTTGGCCCAGTCTAACAATGAGTCCGTCAGTTTTCATTTGAAAAATAACTCAAGTTGCTGCTGGGGTCCTctttatatttgtttttctctGTAATTTTTGGGCAGCAACTGACTAGTAGCTTTGTTTTTACTTCAGAGGATCAAAAAAAGTTGTATACAAATTGCGGAACAGTACACTTTTTCTATTATTTTCCGGCTTAACAACGATTTTCGTTGGCAAGACTTCTATTATTCttaaaaccattttattttgattttgagAAGCAGATTAATCGTCATGTGATTGTATTTTTAGCAATAATTAGTTTAGGTAGGGGTGTTCAAATTGTACCAAAtcgaaaagtcaaaccaaaccgattaaaaacttccactaggtttggtttgatttggtattggataaaaaattcaaaccagaccgagaaataaatatatacttttaagactttatatttttttttttttaatatataaaaatatttgggatcctctcatggTATGTAATATTAATAGAACAATGAAGTAATGcattcacttttatttactttGAATAATGGGTTGTATCATtttcttatcaagtgttattGAAATGCGTCAATCATCCATCTCTTTGTTCTTTCATATTCATGTGTCAAGatttcttatatctttttcgaatttgaaatggtattttgataatttaaaattaaatagaacatGTCATTATTTaagtatcatattgatttttatatttaattattaaattcgatTAACCTTGAAATTATacattaacgaaaaattattgttaaatgactaaaaaaataactatctgtgatcatgtgttactaaaaaaattctcccattagaatattttaatagatcatatgtttgtcaatttttttgactgttactaaacatatattcacttatcaaaactTTATTTATAACTTTatagtaagattgaaataatattcacttaacaaaaaaatccgaaaaaactCGATGAAAACGAACCAATCCAAACTGATattagttggtttggtttggttttaataaaaacctaaccaacccgatccatatataccCCTAAGTTTAAGAGACAAATGAGGCAGTGCAAgatcacaaaaaaaataaaataaaaaagcccTAGAGTAAAATCTCCGTAATATAATTTTTAAGTTATCGAGATTATATGATTACGGAACCATATGATTACTAATGACTCTAACCACATGAGATGAGATGTTTAAAAAGGATCAAAATGAGCGAACCTTCAGTTTCGCTTAGTTGTGCATAAGACACTATAATAAAGTCATATTCTATCAAAGCTAGGATCTTTGTCAAACACAATACTGTTTGAAATTATATTCCAATGACAACGACAACGAGAATAATATTAGACATtagttctctctcttttttttctatgaTAATTATCTCTCGAGATAAAATTTTTAAAGAACACTTAAATTCATAGGAAATAATATTTTCTCCACGATTtaggttgtttttttttttcaatcctAGAgatgccttttcttttctctttcatttttaaattttatttccttttctcaACATAGTTGGAAAAGAGGTAATCCACATGTGAAGTGAGCATTGGATCTTATCCATGATATTCACAGGACAATTTTTCTTACCTCATCCCTAAAATTCCTCTACATctctctctcatttttaattttgatGTTGAAGAGGGACAACTAACCGCAAATATCACCGTCTATTATACACCAAACCTCTTAAACATAAATATAATTAGCAAATGCTAATTTAACTGCTGTTACAGATTTGGTAATGATCGACAGTTCGAAGGTTTTCTCTTTATTGCTATCAATGTTGTTTGTTAAAGTATTCAGGTGGATGAGAATGATGATAATCACCAGCCACCTCCAACCACCATCCCCACCACCTTCTTCAATCTCTAAACCTTCAACTCCAAGAAAACAATTTACTAACGAACACCCTTTACCTACTTTGATCCTCAACAAAATTCCTCTTATCTCTTCATTCATTGCCTACACAATATAGGCTGCTCCAATTTTTGATTAATCTCGggaggaaaaaagagaaaagaaaatggatGGCATCTCAAGATTGTTGGTGCTGTCAATATTCTTTGTGATTTTGTTTGGTTTTCAAAGAGGGAATATGGGAACTATGGCCATTGATGAAGATGCAAAAGCGCTTTGTAGCGTTAATCTTGCAGAATTTCTTCCTCCTCCTTATGGTGGTCTTGAAAATATGGTTTGTCAACCTGTTTGGAACTCTTTCCTGCTACGTGTAAGTTCACTTTAACATTAATTATGCAAATCTCTAATATgcattaattagcctttcaagAATAGTCTTTAATACATAATCAAATTAAGTTGTTTAAAGTACCAATTGTACCTTCTAGTGGGTCCACACAAATCGTGTCAACCTCTAGAAGATTGTCCAATTAAAAGGCAAAATGAGAAGGtaaatatccacacggctatgagattatatgccctcgtgagactttgccggcagctacttcatgaatcctctacatgaggctgtcatcataaggcaatgtgaggcgcaaaggagtgattatatagccaagacatatgggtaacaataccggtgctattgtcccccttatttgtacttttcctaattgttgtatttttcttttcttttattaataaaaaactagccctaggcgcttgcctagtggattgccaaaaaaaaaaaaatattaagctAGCCATAGAATTTGGGAGGTTTTTTTCTTTCGAATATCTGTTTGTTTAtaaattttaactatttttttggtgaattttgaaaacaaaatgcatgtccaaacacaatttcaactttcaaaaaGTATTTTCATCttatcttcaaaaattcatttttcaattttcaactaAAACTATGTTTAAACGCTAGCTAAGAGTTGCTAAACATATATAGTTGTCAATCTTTTAGAGACAGAACAAAGAGAAATGATGtcaaacaaattaaaacagaggGAATATATGATACTACTATCAATTAGTGCATTGCAGGGAGATCAATAGCTTATAATGCAATTATAATGACTTCAACTTAATTTCTGATTACAGTACTCTCAGAGTAAAGATAATGTGATCACCATTGTGTTATCAACCATTTATACATCCGGATGGATAGGAATGGGGTTCTCCCCAGATGGAATGATGATCAATTCTAGCTGTATGGTTGGATGGGTGACTCCAGCAGGTCAAGGAAAAATCAAACAATATTATGTTGAGGGATTCACTCCCTCAAAAATCATACCAGACAAAGGAGAACTGCCATTGACAAGTGTTCCACCTATCATCTACGTTCAAGGTGCCACAGCTTACTTGGCCTTCCAATTGAAGTATCCAACTCCTCTAAAAACTCAACCAATCTTACTAGCTTTCTCCACCAAATCTCCTCAGCACCACCATCTCACTGTTCATGAGGACAAAACAACCATACAATTCGACTTCTCGTCAGGTCTGGTCATCTCTGTCTCTCTAAATATCATGTATATCtcggcgtaactggtaaagttgttgtcatgtgaccaggaggttatGGGTTCGAGTCGTGAAAACAACCTCTTACAGAAATGCAAGATAAGGCTGTGTACAAGAGACCCTTGTGGTcaggcccttccccggacccagCGCATAGCGGGAGcctagtgcaccgggctgcccttttttctaaaataattaaCAAGAGTATCAAAATTTACAAATAAATCAAATGTGCACTAAAGCAATGGCCTTCGCAATGCGCAATTCTCAGTGTTTCTCCATGCCTTCTATAAACCTTGTGCTTAGATGTAAGACTTATTAAGTTGAGATGATTTTCTCTTTCTCCTCAGGTACTTCATTTGCTGCCACTGATACACCTACTAACTACATGAGCTCAAAGAAGACCCATGGGGTGTTGGGTATATTAGGATGGGGACTATTCTCTCCCTTTGGAGCAATTTTTGCGAGATACTTTAGGAGCCAACCGTTATGGTACTACTTTCATGTATCTGCTCAATTCATAGGATTCATATTAGGACTTGCTGGAGTGGTTGTCGGAGTTCAACTCAACAACAGGCTGCAACCCCATATACCAGGACATCAAGGCATAGGCATTCTTATTCTTGTGCTTAGTATTCTTCAGGTTTGTCCCTAATCTCAATCAGCAAAAATGATATTCATAACTTGATAATTGACTGTATGCTTAAAACCTATGGGTTAGCTGCTGGAACACTAAACATGGAGGACAGAATATAGTAGAGAAGATTGACAAACATCCTCATTCTAATGAATGGATGCCttctttttaaaaagaaaaatgtgTCATGTTAAAGGTCCCATATTTTAGGATCATAGAAGCCGCTCtaacattcactttattttacattCACATAGGTTTTGGCATTCTTTGTAAGACCAGATAAAGACAGCAAGTATCGCAAGTACTGGAATCTGTATCATGGTTGGGTGGGCAGGACTGCTCTCTTCTTTGGAGCTGTGAACATAGTATTGGGGATGCATTATGCAGGCGCAGGGGAAGGATGGAAAATAGGCTATGGATTTGTTCTCGGTTCAACAATGTTGGCATGCATCATCTTGGAAACGTTGTTAAGGCTAAAGAAGTTGGATGAACCAACTCTTCCCAACTACCCTACGAGTTCAATCTAGCAAAGATCTAAAGAATATAATTGTTAAAAGGTAGACTAGGGGAACAAGTAGaaccaccccacccccacccccacccaaaAAAACATCAAGTTCATTCACCATTAGGAGCGCTCTTCACAGTTGTTGTACAGAATTCCGTCCCAAATATACTTTTGTGGATGAGTTTGGATTCTGCAGGCTCAGCACATCTAAGGGCCAAAGCCTCCTTGAAACAAATTCAACACTTTTGCTAGTGCTTCTAAAAATGTCTCCTCTGAAGGACTAGCTGAACTTTCCTTTCTTTATTTCATATTCTTTAGTACTTTTGAAGGGATTACATGTATTGACAACTTTAATCTAGCAAACATTCATTTGTGGAGATCAGAAGTCTAGTATCGTGACATTGAATCAGTATGTATTTCACCCTTTGCTCATCAGAGCTGTTATTAGACACCTAATAGTCTTACAATGAATGCTAGTGCATGGTTAGTCTGAATAATATCCAGCCAGCCTATAGGAGGAATGAACATATTCTACTAAATACTGTAAGTAAGTAAATGTGCCTCTGCAAGCTTCCTTTGTACCCAATCCAAATGGAATCCAAAAATCTCAGAATTCATTTCAAATCATGTTAGATTTGAACTTAGAGCCGAATGTATTGCGTACAACTTTCAGCCCTAGATCAGATCCAGATATACTTTTTTGGAGCAGTCgaaaaatttggtatcatttaCAAGTCAGTGAAACCAATAATCACTAGCAACTGAGAAAATAACGAGAAGAAGAATTTTATATTGCACTATGCTCCTAAAGAGACGAAAAATGTTCTAACCAAACTGTGAATGAAgcataaacaaacaaaaaaaaagacaacTCCTTAGCGTCAAAAAGTATATTGAGAAGTGAACCTGCATATCAATTAAAAAAAACATGTGTAAGCAGAAACCATACATTGTTGCTTCATGGAGTAAAATTAATATCAGATTTAATCAAAGAACTGAAAATATAGCCCATTAGCAGTTACAGCATACAGTTTCGATCATTTCTTCAAGTCTTTCTATAGAAGGATATAGGATTGAAACCATTTGCTACATGAGACTACACCTTAGCTTATTCACTTACTGATATGTCAACACTATACGCGCTGAATTTTTTAGAAATTCTACTGTATATCAAAGGTAGATTATTCTGTTAATGTTAAACCCATCGGTAGGGGTCCAAAAGAAGCTAGATGTATCTCTACTTTCCCAAGAGTTAAAAGGACGATTAATCAAAGGATTATTATTTTGCCCAATTGGAAGCAGGAAAATAGCCTTGGTAAGGAGAGAACTAACCTTTAAGTCAATCTGTGGCATAGTCTGAAAGCCAACAAACATCAAAGCCATGAGAACCAGAGCAGCAATAAATTCCAGCAGTCATTGTATATGACCAACAGATATGTATACTCAGCTTCAACAGACCATCCTGCTAGGGTTATCTGGTAAAAGACATAAAAACCGCCTCAAGTAGCAGTTGCTATGCCATGTTCGTGTGAATCAAAGCTGGTAGACCTGGGAACCTCAGTCTCTCTTATAACCCTGCTATATACAGCTTTGAAGGGCTGAGAGGAATATGGTCTCTTGAGCAAACTAATTGGCATTCTTAGAGTTTGTTTGCGGTTCCTCCGGCCCCGTACCAAAATGTTGAAGGTCTTCTCCTTATCGGTCTCCGTAGGATTTCTCTGCACAGCATTCTCATTTGATCCATTACCCTCTTCTAATTGATTACTGGACAAGGTAACAAAATGTGAATTTGAAATGCTGCTTGCTCTCTCTTTCTCTGATCCAACCGCAGCTAAGCTCTCCCCCGTCTCTGATGCTGGAAGATTTACTTCTTCCTTAACTTCATCCCCAGTGTTAAGATCTACTGGTAAGCTTGTTGCCAAAATAATGCTTTCAGGGTTATCAGATGGTTCCTTAGCAGCAGAAATTGAGTCAGTTAATGGCTCAATCACAGGTGGTGATATAGAAAACTCGACTGGGTGGCAGCCAGGCCAAACTGTGGCAGGAACGTACTCAGATGCATTAGGAGGTATATTGCATTGCCAAGCATAATGATTCGGATGGAAATTGCTGCTGCTCATCGGGAACGTACTTGGAGGTAACGTCTGGGGTTGAGAATACGGAGGGTACATAAAGCGCAATGGGTGCATCATGTTTGGGGTGTGCGGAGGTGAAGGGTACAGGTGATGAGGGGAGGAGCACATTGGATTGGGTAACATAGTTGGTGGTCCTTGATGAAGAGACATGTTCATTGGCCAAGGGCCAACGGGTGGTAGTGTTCCAGGAGGAGAAGGGAGATTAATGTTCATAGGTAACGGTGCTACACGGGCAATGGCTGGGGAGGGACTGAATGGTGCTGCTGATGCGGATAGCTTTCTCGACAATTCTCGACTTGCATCACATGTAAGAGATGATGCAGCTGTTACCTTCAGATGATCCATGTCTTGCAAGGTCAAATTCGAGATACAGCTAGGATCCAAATTGCTTGATGAGTCCTTTTCACAGAGATCCACCTTGGGAGAATTATCAGAAGTAGGAACATTATGAGCCTGGACACTTCCCTGTTCCATTGGACTAACATCAACATGACTGGGTTGAATAGATGCATTTGCAGATATCACATCTGAAATTTCACCACCTTTGAGATCACTCAGTTGAATTTCTTCTTTGTTGTCAGTATCTTGTGTTTCATTTTGTACTTGATCAGCAGAATCTGTAACAAGATCCTGAATGTTCTCTTCCTTTACGGATTCTGCATCTTTTTTCATTGTTTCAGAATTTTCTTCTGCTCCACTGCTCTCCTCTCCAACTTTTAGAACGTCTTGATTATCAGGAACTTCATTTTCAGAAACTCTCTCCTGCAACATAGAGATGGTACCTGGTGGGGCAAGTGCCACTTCCTTATAGGAAGGAGATTTTCCTAGGTTTACAATCGAGCTTCTCTTTGGTAGTGACACAACCTCCTTTGTTGCAGAAACTTGGACCTGCTCTGACAAAGTATCTAACAAATCTCCTCCAGTTGTGGAGATCTCAGGAACAGCATCTCTGACAGATGATGGCACAGACTTGACACGGTAGGTTACAGCTTTTATGACTCTTCGACCAAGTTTGGTACCAGGAGATTGATTTTTTGCTATGTAATAATCTGCATAACTTCCTGGTGATGTCCGTTTCTTTAAGACATAATATTTACTAGCTTGATAGTTATTCTTCAGTTTAGCATGATCAACCTCAGAAACAGAGTCCTTTTTCTGGTAACCAATGACCTTGCTGATGGTTTGCCGCCTCTGCCTTCGTCTTCGTCCATAGAAACCACCTGACCTTGGTCTCTGCACTGACTGCCATCCATCTTCTGCTTCAGCAGAAGGTTCAGATAAGACTTCACGGACAACAGGCTTCACAATTGAAGCTTCCTTCACCAAATGAACGGGTTTGTCCTCAGCAATTTCTTCATCTCCATTGTGATGGGATTTAACTACTGTGTCAACGGGTTCCAAATTCATCTGGGGATCAGTATGATCTTCAACAATTTGTTTCTCCTCATCTGACTCTTCTTTTAGGACATCTTTAGGAGTGTCAGAGTTTGGTGAGGTAACATTGCTTTGATCAGATTGTCCCTTCACCTGGGAAATAAAAGCCTggaaaaaaaatgagagaaagaggaaggataagaaaaggggAGCTGATCCACTTAACCATCTACAGAGCATTGTTTGCACGTTTCGTTTGAGAGCATGGTAAGTAGTTTATCAGGCATATGCAATGTCAGCCTCAAGTTTCAAGCTACAGTGCATACTTGGGAAGAACAGGAAAGGCAAACAGAACTTAAGAGTGCCAGAAAGATGTCAAAGCTTCCTTTTTTAGATTGGTAACATTGTCATACATATAGAGTCAGCACAAAAAACTTGAGCTGATAACCAGATACATCTCCCAAAACTACAAAAGGATTCCCCTAGAGAGATGTCATAGCTTCTAAACAGTACCAGTTCTCTTTTAAACTAGTTCACTCATTCCCTCCTCCTCTTCCAGACTGGTATTACAGATGGTAGACCTTCCAGAAATAACATAATTGCTACTGCTTATTTATAACAAGTTTTCATAAGATGAACGACTTCGTCCAAGATTATTTCCATAGACCAATTCATGCTGATAAGTATTCGAAAATCATAAACAAGCAAGAAAGATATGGTATTCTAAGCATCACGTACCTTTGAGACAAAACCTTTTCTTTTTGATCCAACATCTCTTCCTTTGGCATCAGGATTTGGATTGATGTAGTCGAGCAAATCTGACACACTGTGTAATAGAGTATATCACCACAAGATTAAAGCTGAAATATTTTATTAAGTGATCTCTAGAGTATGGCTATCCACTAATACATTTTTGTGAAATCCTATGTGCATAAAAATTTATGCAATTACAAGATCCCCGGGAAACATAAAACTCTTACATTGGAAGCCACTGAACATTGTCCTTCCTAGAAAAATTCATATTCCTAAAATTGAGGATCTTAAAGCAAGAAAGAGACACCAAATGGAGTGT
Proteins encoded in this window:
- the LOC104214096 gene encoding uncharacterized protein; this translates as MEWSPKYAANAYLDTLKLCSKHKQMCNSCETQEPECNEFISALAAGMSAKLIVEVTTEGSPSTVALAAAARQTGGKLVCIIPEPKLDKTQKVIQETGLNDMVEFKTGDPVEVLHNYENIDFSLVDRKTNDYDMLMEKLDVNPNRSVVVTNNVEGRKGMVGGKLKKMENKAKVRSLQHPIGKGLEVTMIGKSTEFGKKERISKSGCYAHLIRGEKKNGHQVVNKKSSDKSKWLFVVDEKSGEEHIYRMPKSSGP
- the LOC104214094 gene encoding cytochrome b561 and DOMON domain-containing protein At3g61750 — translated: MDGISRLLVLSIFFVILFGFQRGNMGTMAIDEDAKALCSVNLAEFLPPPYGGLENMVCQPVWNSFLLRYSQSKDNVITIVLSTIYTSGWIGMGFSPDGMMINSSCMVGWVTPAGQGKIKQYYVEGFTPSKIIPDKGELPLTSVPPIIYVQGATAYLAFQLKYPTPLKTQPILLAFSTKSPQHHHLTVHEDKTTIQFDFSSGTSFAATDTPTNYMSSKKTHGVLGILGWGLFSPFGAIFARYFRSQPLWYYFHVSAQFIGFILGLAGVVVGVQLNNRLQPHIPGHQGIGILILVLSILQVLAFFVRPDKDSKYRKYWNLYHGWVGRTALFFGAVNIVLGMHYAGAGEGWKIGYGFVLGSTMLACIILETLLRLKKLDEPTLPNYPTSSI